The following nucleotide sequence is from Vanrija pseudolonga chromosome 4, complete sequence.
ACCAAAGAGGATAATGAAGCCAAAGACGGAGAGGACCGTGCAGCAGCCAGCTGATGGGAGTTAGCCTGCGTTTCGGGGGGCAGCTGAGCCCGGATCGCATACACTCACCCAAAGGCGCTGAGACGAGTGGCCTGATGTTGAGGACCATGTTGCgagtgtcgacgacgaggttgagggCGATACGGCAACAACGCACGAGTTCGAGGTCGATACTGTCCATCCACTCAAGATGAGCAGCGAGGACAGCCAAGGGCAACCACAGTGATAAGCCACGTGACTGACCTTTGTTATTTTCCACGTATTTTTTCCCCGCACTTGGTCAAGATTTCTGAGATTTGAGACGACATGAGCCACAGGCCATCACAGTTCTGTATTGTGGTCTACTGTCCCACAACCTTACACAAACCATGGGTAAGGGCAAGCCTTCGACAAGCTCCCACAAGGGCGCATCCAAGGGGTCAAAGCCGTCTGGCAAGCCGGCGGCCCCCAAATCAAAAGGCGGCAAGATCAGCGACGAGCTCCGCCAGgccgtcaaggacctcggcggtgacgaggaAGACATTGCGCTcatcgccggcgtcgacaatgacgacgaggcggacgacgtTCCCGCCACCAAGGGaggcgccaaggccgacgaggtgagtAGCCGAGTGTGTAGTCGAGCTTGAAGCTGACTCTCATGCAGAAGTCTCTCAaggcggccctcggcgactTCATGAAGGGCCTCGACTTcgcggccgctggcgctgaGCAGCCcgaccttgacgaggaggaggaagaggaggaggagagtgatgaggaggatgatgaagaggacgaggacgaggaggacgaggaagatgaggaggacgacgaagaggaagacgacgaggaggaggacgacgaagaggaagacgacgaggaggtggacgaggacgatgaggacgatgaggacgaggaggacgaggacgaggaggaagccgtGCCGGAGAAGAAGGCTGCCCCCGCTAAGCCGACCCCTGCGGCCCTTCTCCAGCCCACCGACCCAGACCCCAAGAGCGGAAACGTGAGTCGCGCCCTAGCCACACCAGCTGACAATCCAGCGCGTCCCCGCGATCCCCAACTGGGCCAGCCTGgtccccgagctcgccgccccctccaAGCCGCTGGGCAAGGTCGCCCCTCACATTCTCAACAAcctccgccagcgcgccgagcgcctgctcgagaaCCTCCCCGCTCCTCAGCGTGGCggctcggccgccgacgccaagttCGTCTCGGAGATCCTGTCGGCCGGTACGCACCAGGACAAGCTGTCCGCCCTTGTGCTTCTTGTGCGCGAGAGCCCCGTCCACGCCGTTAAAGAGATTGAGAAGCTGCGTGCtatggctggctggcgtgaTGGTGCtcctggtggtggcggtggccgtgACGAGCGTATGGCCACTGTCCGTGCCTTGGCAGACTGGTGGGTCACTGGTGGCGGCAAGGAGGCTGGCAAGCTCCGGTGAGTACTGTTGTTGCGGTGAGGAGGGCGGTGCTGACAGAGAACAGATACTTCGGCGACCAGCCTCTGCTCGCTCACCCCGATATCACCGACCGCCACCTCCTGGTCTACGCGTTCGAGGACTTCCTCAAGAAGTGGTTCTTCAACATTCTCCAGATCATCGAGGCCTTGACCCATGACACGCTCCCCTACATCCGCACCAAGGCCATGGACATTGTCTtccgcctgctcgccggcAATGCTGAGCAGGAGCAGAACTtgctgcgcctcggcgtcaacaaGCTCGGTGACAACGACCGTTCTGTGGCCTCCAAGGCCAGCCACCACatcctccagctcctccagGTCCACCCCGCCATGAAGGCCGTGGTCGCTCGTGAGGTTTCGGCTATCGTTCTCAAGACTCAGATGaccggcgctgctggctcggCCAACTCGGGTGCCCACATGCGcttcgacgccgaggagaagaagcccgccgcggccgtcgagaAGGGAACGGCCAACCACGGACGCTACTACGGCCTCATCACCCTCAACCAGATGACCCTGACATCAAAGGACCGCGACGTCGCTGGACGCCTGGTCGAGGTCTACTTCGAGGTCTTCCgtgagctcctcggcgaggaacagaagaagggcgaggaggctgccAACGTTGGTGACGAGACGCTCGACcaggagcagctcgagaagaCTACCGGCAAGGTTGAGAAGTGGCGCGGTCGCCGCAAGGGTGCCAAGCCCAAGGGTGGCCACAAGGCTGCTCTTGAGAAGGAGGAACttgtcgaggctgccgaggccaagcttgtcgccgccgtcctcacCGGTGTCAATCGTGCCCTTCCCTTCGCCaagatcgacgacgacatgttTGCCAAGTACCTCGAGACACTGTTCAAGGTCTGCCACACTGGCACTTTCAACACCTCGATCCAGGCCCTGCAACTCATCTTCCAGATCTGCCAGTCCCGCCAGGCTGTCACCGACCGCTACTACCGCACTCTCTACGACTCGCTGTTCGACCCTCGCCTGTTGGTCTCGTCCAAGCAGGCCATGTACCTCAACCTGCTCTTCAAGTCACTCAAGGTCGACAACAGCCTTCCCCGCGTCATGTCTTTTGTCAAGCGTCTGCTCCAGATGCTCGGCCTCCACCAGCCTCCCTTCATCTGCGGTGCGCTCTACCTTCTTGGCGAGCTCTTTGAGACCACCCCGGGTCTCCGCCGTATGTTGATCGAGCCTGAGGACGATGGTGAGGAGCACTTTGTCGATGCGCCAGAGGATGGCTCGGctgccaagcccaaggctgAGAGCTCGactgctgccgccgtcggcaaccagtacgacggcaagaagcgTGACCCTCTGttcgcccacgccgacacTTCTTGCCTCTGGGAGCTGATGCCCCTTGTCAACCACTTCCACCCCTCCGTCTCCCTCCAGGCTTCGCAGCTGCTCATGGGTCAGCCCGTAACCGGCTCGCCCGACATCTCCCTCAACACCCTCATCTCCTTCCTCGACAAGTTTGTCTACCGTAACCCCAAGAAGACGCTGCAGGCCAAGGGTGCCAGTGTCATgcagcccgccgctgctcttGACCGCACCGGCATGGTCACTCGCACTCGTGGTCCCCGTACCGGCGAGGACGGCTTTGTCAACTCGGAGGCCTTCTGGCgcaagaaggtcgaggacgtTCCTGTCGACCAGCTCTTCTTCCACAAGTTCTTCTCGACCAAGCTGGCCAGGAAGGAGGCTttgggcaagaagaagggcaaggccgaggacgccgacgagatggacttctcagacgacgaggacatcgatgtcgacgacgaggaggaggaggcctcTGAGGCTGCttccgacgccgaggaggaggccgagggaGGCGACGATGACTCTGAGAGCGACCCCGAGGAGGCTGAGATCTGGAAGGCCATGAAGGCCTCCATgcccaaggccggcgaggactTGGGTATTAGCGACGACagtgatgaggacgacgaggacatcGACGTTGActactcggacgacgacgaggaagaggagggaggcgatgatgacgacgaggatgaggaggaggatgacgacgaggacgaggaagaagaggacgacgaggacgacgagcccctGCCATCAtccaagaagggcaagggcaaggcggccgagtcTGATTCTGACTCTGACGACGAGCCGTTCCccgactttgacgaggacgacgacgacctcatcCCCGAAGCCGAGATGGATGTGgtcctcggcggctcggacgacgagcccgaagaggaggaggacgaagaggctggcgccaagcgcaagcgccgcgaggagcgcaaggagcgTCGCAAGAAGCGTAAGGAGATGCCCGTGTTTGGCAGCTACGAAGACTACGCGGCGCTtatcgaggccgacgacgacgagaaccTTTAGAGTTCGTGTAGTGACCACAGTGACCACAGCATTAGATATTGGGCCCATCATGCATCTGTATTTGTGTGTGTCGTGTGAGTCTGTGTGAGTCGTTGTGCCCCCCGtgcccccctcgcccctgCTAGATCATGCGATGCCATGCGCGTACACTGTACGGAAAAGAAGGTGAGGTCTACTTACACTGTAGGGTATATGGATATTACAATTCCGtcttgacgccgtcgacaccaATGGCCTGCCGGATGGCGTTCAAGACGTTGGCGACGGGGCCAGTCTGGAGGGAGCGCACGCAGAACTCTACGCAGCCGCGGCAACTCCTCCggatggcctcgaggaccgAGAGGATAGTGGCGAAGATTGCGCTCGGGGAGAGGTAGTAGGACAGGGACGAGCGCtcggctgcgcgccgcgcctcctcgtcctctgcgtggcgcttgcgcgcggcctcggcttcCGCGGCTTGCGTCGCGGCGTAGATCTGGCGGAAGTCCTCAACAGACGACAGCGACTCGGA
It contains:
- the NOC1 gene encoding Ribosome biogenesis protein NOC1, encoding MGKGKPSTSSHKGASKGSKPSGKPAAPKSKGGKISDELRQAVKDLGGDEEDIALIAGVDNDDEADDVPATKGGAKADEKSLKAALGDFMKGLDFAAAGAEQPDLDEEEEEEEESDEEDDEEDEDEEDEEDEEDDEEEDDEEEDDEEEDDEEVDEDDEDDEDEEDEDEEEAVPEKKAAPAKPTPAALLQPTDPDPKSGNRVPAIPNWASLVPELAAPSKPLGKVAPHILNNLRQRAERLLENLPAPQRGGSAADAKFVSEILSAGTHQDKLSALVLLVRESPVHAVKEIEKLRAMAGWRDGAPGGGGGRDERMATVRALADWWVTGGGKEAGKLRYFGDQPLLAHPDITDRHLLVYAFEDFLKKWFFNILQIIEALTHDTLPYIRTKAMDIVFRLLAGNAEQEQNLLRLGVNKLGDNDRSVASKASHHILQLLQVHPAMKAVVAREVSAIVLKTQMTGAAGSANSGAHMRFDAEEKKPAAAVEKGTANHGRYYGLITLNQMTLTSKDRDVAGRLVEVYFEVFRELLGEEQKKGEEAANVGDETLDQEQLEKTTGKVEKWRGRRKGAKPKGGHKAALEKEELVEAAEAKLVAAVLTGVNRALPFAKIDDDMFAKYLETLFKVCHTGTFNTSIQALQLIFQICQSRQAVTDRYYRTLYDSLFDPRLLVSSKQAMYLNLLFKSLKVDNSLPRVMSFVKRLLQMLGLHQPPFICGALYLLGELFETTPGLRRMLIEPEDDGEEHFVDAPEDGSAAKPKAESSTAAAVGNQYDGKKRDPLFAHADTSCLWELMPLVNHFHPSVSLQASQLLMGQPVTGSPDISLNTLISFLDKFVYRNPKKTLQAKGASVMQPAAALDRTGMVTRTRGPRTGEDGFVNSEAFWRKKVEDVPVDQLFFHKFFSTKLARKEALGKKKGKAEDADEMDFSDDEDIDVDDEEEEASEAASDAEEEAEGGDDDSESDPEEAEIWKAMKASMPKAGEDLGISDDSDEDDEDIDVDYSDDDEEEEGGDDDDEDEEEDDDEDEEEEDDEDDEPLPSSKKGKGKAAESDSDSDDEPFPDFDEDDDDLIPEAEMDVVLGGSDDEPEEEEDEEAGAKRKRREERKERRKKRKEMPVFGSYEDYAALIEADDDENL